The Kribbella amoyensis genomic sequence TCGGTGAATCCGGGTCCGGCAAGTCGACGATCGCCCGCGCCGTCGTCGGGCTCGTCGCGCCGGCGTCCGGGTCGGTCGAGTTCGACGGCGCGTCGCTGCTGGACCCACGCGGTGGCCCGCGGGCGCGCCGGGGGATCGCGATGATCTTCCAGGATCCGCGGTCCTCGCTGAACCCGCGCCGGTCCGTCGAGGCGTCCATCAGCGAGGCCTGGCAGGCCCAGCCCGACGCGGCGCCGGCCGGTGTCCGGACCGATCCACGGCGCCGGCGGGACGCGGTGGTCGAGCTGCTGGACCAGGTCGGGCTGGATCCCGACGTCGCCAGGAAACGCCCGCCGGCGTTGTCGGGTGGGCAGTGCCAGCGGGTCAGCATCGCGCGTGCCCTGGCGCTCAAGCCGCGGCTGCTCATCTGCGACGAGGCCGTGTCGGCGCTCGACGTCTCCGTCCAGGCCCAGGTCCTGCAGCTGCTGGTGAGCATTCGCCGGACGCACGGTCTGTCGATGCTCTTCATCACCCACGACCTCGGGGTGGTGCGGCAGGTCGCCGACCGCGTCGCGGTCATGCGCCGGGGCGAGCTGGTGGAGAGCGCCGGCGTCCAGACCCTCTTCACCGATCCACAGCACGACTACACCCGAGAGCTTCTCTCCGCCGCCGTCGATCTCGAGGTGAGTGCCTGACCTCGACCGCCGCGGTACCGCCCTACCGAAGACCCACGATCGGAGCAGAGCATGACCGAACGCATCAACCGCCGCTCGATGATCCGTTCCACCGCCGTCGCAGGTGCCGCCGGCGTCGGCGGGCTCGCACTCGGCGGACCCGCACAGGCCGCGGCCGCACCGAGCCTGGTCCAGGCCGACGGCACGCCCGTCCTCACACCCCAGCAGTTCGGCGCTGTCGGTGACGGCGTCGCCGACGACACCGCGGCCATCCAGGCAGCGATCAACGCCGCGCGTTCGCAGCTGAACAAGATCGTCGTGATCCCGCCCGGGCAGTACAAGGTCACCTCGACGCTGGTCGTCGGTGACCACGAGTACGAGACGCCCGGCCAGCACCTGAACCGTTTCGTCCTGCGCGGGTACGGCATGTTCGGCGAGGAGGCGTCGAAGCTGATCTTCGACCACGACGGCGTCGGCCTCCGGTGGGAGGCTTCGCTCGGCGGGATCCACGGCGTGGCCTTCGACGCCCCGGTCAAGACCGCCACCAACGTCGGCATCCACGTCGCCCGGACGGCGAACACCGACGACACCGACGTGACGATCGTCGAGTGCTCGTTCCTGCGGTTCCAGCGCGCCATCGAGAGTGTCGGCCGCGGTTTCCTGTTCAGCAAGAACAAGGTGGCCGTCTGCACGACCGGTATCAGCATCTCCTGGCCCACCGAAGGCGTCCAGGGCAGCGGGGTCCACGTGCTGCCGTACGGGCTGCGCAAGTGGCTGATCACCGACAACCACTTCCATTCGAACTTCGACGCGATCGTGTTCACCGGCGCCCCGGACGGCAACTTCCGGGGTGCGGTGATCAGCAACAACCTGCTCGACATCGGCCGCCGGTTGTTCAAGGGCAGCCTGACGAACTCGACCATCAGCGGCAACGTGGTGGAGAACGGTACCGGCAACGCGATCGTCCAGATCGATGCCGGCGGCCACAACCTCACCATCACCGGCAACGTGCTCGGCGGCTTCGACACCACCCCGGGCGCGTGGGACCCGCCCCGGTACGCGATCCACTTCACCAGCGGGGTGTCGGCGAAGAACGTGACGATCTCGGCGAACACCTTCAACTGGATCGACGGCTCCGGCATCCAGTTCGACCAGGCCGCCGACAAGGTCAGCATCACCGGCAACTCGTTCGACCACTGGAACCTGTCCAGGTCGTCGATCCACGGAGTGGTGCGGACGAACGCGGACGCGACCCGGTTCGCCGTGCTCGGCAACGCGATCTCGGCCAACCCGAACCCGGCCGGGGCGCCGATCAGGATCGCCGGCACGCTGGCCGAGTCCACCGTGGTGGGCAACGCGTTCGAGACGGACGCCCTGGTCGCGGCGGGGACGATCGGCGCCGACTCGTTCGTCGAGACCGAACCGGGTCGCTTCACCAAACTCCAGCTGGCCGCGGCGAAGAACGGTGCCGCCCGCGTCGTCAGTACGGCGTCCGTTGTAGTTGCCAACGACAACTACGGCTCGTACCTGGTGGAGGGCGCGGCCACGGTCGGTGGGGGACCGGGCGTCAAGGGCGGGGTCGAGGTGGTCGCGGTGAACGCGTCCGGCGCGGCGGCCACCAACCTGCTCTGCGCCACGAACTCGTCGAACGACGTGGTCGCCTTCCAGGCCAGCGTGGCGGGCCTGATCCCGCCGACCGACAACGCCCGCGACCTCGGCAGCGCCACCGCGAACATCCGCACGGTGTACACCAGGGCGACCCGGCTGCACCCGCATACGGTGTCGACCTTGCCGGCGGCCGCCGATTCACCAGGTGCGCTCATCCACGTCCGGGACGGGCACGACGGCAAACCGTGTCTGGCGATGTCCGACGGTACGGCGTGGCGCCGGGTGCCGCTCGGCAACCCGATCGGGTAGCTAGGGGAGGACGACATGAACTCGGCCCAGTGGTGGCGGGACGCGGTGATCTACCAGCTGTACATCCAGTCGTTCGCGGACGGGACCGCGGACGGGGTCGGCGACATCGCCGGTCTGCGCGGCAGGATCGGGTACCTGTCCGCGTTGGGGGTCGACGCGATCTGGATCACGCCCTGGTTCCACTCACCGTTGCGCGACGCCGGGTACGACGTGGCCGACTACCGGGCCGTGCATCCGCGGTACGGCTCGGTGGCCGAGGCGCGGGCGCTGATCGACGAGTGCCACGGAGCCGGGATCAGGGTGCTCCTCGACATCGTCCCGAACCACACCTCGTCGGACCACGCCTGGTTCGCCGAGGCGTTGCGCTCGGCACCGGAATCGGCGGCCCGCGACCGGTACCACTTCCGCCCCGGGCGCGACGGCGGACAGCGTCCTCCGAACGACTGGCTGAGCGTGTTCGGCGGTCCGGCCTGGACCCGGGTCGACGACGGGCCCGAGTGGTACCTGCATCTCTTCGACGCCTCCCAGCCCGATCTGAACTGGGACAACGGACAGGTGCGGGCCGAGTTCGAGGACATCCTGCGGTACTGGTTCGACCTCGGCGTCGACGGCTTCCGGATCGACGTCGCCACGGCGTTGGTGAAGGCGCCGGGGCTCCCGGATCTCGGCTATCCCGACGACGCCCTGCTCGCCGATCTCACCCGGCCGGACCACCCGCACCGCGACCGCGACGAGGTGCACGAGATCTACCGGGACTGGCGCAAGATCGCCGACTCCTACTACCCGCCCCGGATCTTCGCGGCGGAGGCCTGGCTCGAGGACGCGGAACGGTTGTCGCGGTACGTCCGGCCGGACGAGCTGCACACCACCTTGAACCTGCTGTACCTGAAGTCCGCCTGGACGGCGGCGTCGATGCGCGACGCGATCGACGCCTCGATGGCGACCACGGCTCGGGTGGGCGCGCCCACCACCTGGGGCCTGTCGAACCACGACATCGAGCGGGTGGTCACCCGGTACGGCCGCGCCGACACCCGACGTCGCCCAGGCGTCGCGGGACCCGAGCTCGGCCCGGTCGACGAGCACCTCGGGCGTCGCCGGGCCCGGGCCGCGGCGCTGTTGACGCTCGCGCTGCCCGGGAGCGCCTACATCTACCAGGGTGACGAGCTCGGTCTGGCGGACGCGGACGTTCCCGAGCACGCTCGGCAGGACCCCATCTGGGTTCGCTCCCAGGGACGTCGGTGGGGACGCGACGGCGCGCGCATCCCGTTGCCCTGGACAACGGACGGCAGCTCGTACGGGTTCGGCGAGGACGGGTCCTGGCTGCCGCAGCCTGAGGGGTGGGGTGCCAACGCGGTGTCGGTCCAGGAGGGCGACGACTCGTCGATGCTCTGGCTGTACCGCCGGGCGCTGAGCTTTCGCCGGACGCATTCCGCGTTGGGTGGGACGGACCGGCTGCACTGGGGTGAGGCGCCGCGCGACGATGTGCTGGTCTTCACGCGGGAACCCGGCTTCGGTTGTGTCGTCAACTTCGGCACGGCGCCGATCCCGCTCCCCTTGGACGGTCGGGTGCTCTTGTCCAGCGACGAGAGTGCGGGTGCCGGCGTGGTTCCACCCGACGGCGCGGTGTGGCTGGATTTCGAGCACAGCGAGCAGACGCGGAACGGGGTACGAAATGGGTGACCAAGGAGCGCGCACCAAGCCGAACATCGTGCTGGTGGTGATGGACGACCTCGGCTACGGCGACCTGAGCTGTATGGGCAACCGGATCCTGCGGACGCAGCGGATCGACTCGATCGCCGAGAACGGCATCAACCTGCGGCACATGTACGCCGCGTCGGCGGTATGTACCCCGTCGCGGGCCGCCCTGATGACCGGGCGGTACCCGCAGCGGGTCGGGTTGCCCAAGGTGCTGTCGCCGACAGACGGCGCAGGCTTGTCGGACTGGGAGTACACGCTGCCGGAGATGCTGCGGGACGCTGGGTACCGGACGGCGATGTTCGGGAAGTGGCATCTCGGCTGCCGGCCGGAGCACTACCCGACGCGGCACGGGTTCGACGAGTACGCCGGGCTCCTGTACAGCAACGACATGCACCCGGTCGAGCTCTTCGAGGGGGAGCACATCACCACGACCGACGTCGACCAGGCGACGCTCACGGGGGCGTACACCGACCAGGCCATCGACTTCATCAAGCGGACCGCGGACGAGCCGTTCTTCGCGTACGTGGCCCACACGATGCCGCACCTGCCGTTGCACGTCGAAGAGGGCTTCCGGGGCCGGTCGGCCGGCGGCAAGTACGGCGACGTCGTCGAGAACCTGGACCACCACATCGGCCGGCTGCTCGACGCCCTGGACGACCTCGGCTTGACCGACGACACCCTGGTGATGGTGACCAGCGACAACGGGCCGTGGTTCGAGGGCAGCACGGGCGGGCTCCGGGGGACCAAGCTGCACACGTACGAAGGGGGAATCCGGGTCCCGTTCGTCGCCCAGTGGCCGGGGCGGATCCCGGCGGGCACGGTGTCCGACGAAGTCGCCTGCCTGTTCGACCTGCTGCCGACCCTGGCCGCACTGACGGAGGGGTCGGTGCGGCCGGATCGCCCGGTCGACGGCGAGGACATCTCGGCCGTGCTCGCCGGTGGAACAGGCCCGGACCAGCGGGCGTTGTACTTCTTCCACTGGTGGACGCTCAACGCCGTCCGGTCGGGCCCGTGGAAGCTGCACCTCGATCGGTTCCCGCGAGACCCGAACCGGGCCCACCACCGGGAGCTGCCGCAGCTGTTCAACCTCGAGCTCGACCCGGCGGAGAGCTACGACCTGAAGGACAACCACCCCGAGGTCCTGCACGAACTCCTCGCCCTGGCAGCCCGTTTCACCGCCGACATCGACGCCCAGCGATCGACCGCCGAAGCCCGCGCGGCCGGCCGGGCGACGGCCGGCGCGCGCTGATCCCGGAGCGGCCTGGAGCCACTCAGTCGATGAGGTTCTGGACGATGGTGGTCATCCGGTCGACCGGGATGGCGAAGCCGATACCGATGTTGCCGCTGCGGCTGCTGGAGCCGAGGGTGGCGAT encodes the following:
- a CDS encoding ATP-binding cassette domain-containing protein, with the translated sequence MTGLRISDLTVTYPGPRTGSLGRRSQVEAVRGVSLDVASDEAVALVGESGSGKSTIARAVVGLVAPASGSVEFDGASLLDPRGGPRARRGIAMIFQDPRSSLNPRRSVEASISEAWQAQPDAAPAGVRTDPRRRRDAVVELLDQVGLDPDVARKRPPALSGGQCQRVSIARALALKPRLLICDEAVSALDVSVQAQVLQLLVSIRRTHGLSMLFITHDLGVVRQVADRVAVMRRGELVESAGVQTLFTDPQHDYTRELLSAAVDLEVSA
- a CDS encoding glycosyl hydrolase family 28-related protein, which gives rise to MTERINRRSMIRSTAVAGAAGVGGLALGGPAQAAAAPSLVQADGTPVLTPQQFGAVGDGVADDTAAIQAAINAARSQLNKIVVIPPGQYKVTSTLVVGDHEYETPGQHLNRFVLRGYGMFGEEASKLIFDHDGVGLRWEASLGGIHGVAFDAPVKTATNVGIHVARTANTDDTDVTIVECSFLRFQRAIESVGRGFLFSKNKVAVCTTGISISWPTEGVQGSGVHVLPYGLRKWLITDNHFHSNFDAIVFTGAPDGNFRGAVISNNLLDIGRRLFKGSLTNSTISGNVVENGTGNAIVQIDAGGHNLTITGNVLGGFDTTPGAWDPPRYAIHFTSGVSAKNVTISANTFNWIDGSGIQFDQAADKVSITGNSFDHWNLSRSSIHGVVRTNADATRFAVLGNAISANPNPAGAPIRIAGTLAESTVVGNAFETDALVAAGTIGADSFVETEPGRFTKLQLAAAKNGAARVVSTASVVVANDNYGSYLVEGAATVGGGPGVKGGVEVVAVNASGAAATNLLCATNSSNDVVAFQASVAGLIPPTDNARDLGSATANIRTVYTRATRLHPHTVSTLPAAADSPGALIHVRDGHDGKPCLAMSDGTAWRRVPLGNPIG
- a CDS encoding glycoside hydrolase family 13 protein: MNSAQWWRDAVIYQLYIQSFADGTADGVGDIAGLRGRIGYLSALGVDAIWITPWFHSPLRDAGYDVADYRAVHPRYGSVAEARALIDECHGAGIRVLLDIVPNHTSSDHAWFAEALRSAPESAARDRYHFRPGRDGGQRPPNDWLSVFGGPAWTRVDDGPEWYLHLFDASQPDLNWDNGQVRAEFEDILRYWFDLGVDGFRIDVATALVKAPGLPDLGYPDDALLADLTRPDHPHRDRDEVHEIYRDWRKIADSYYPPRIFAAEAWLEDAERLSRYVRPDELHTTLNLLYLKSAWTAASMRDAIDASMATTARVGAPTTWGLSNHDIERVVTRYGRADTRRRPGVAGPELGPVDEHLGRRRARAAALLTLALPGSAYIYQGDELGLADADVPEHARQDPIWVRSQGRRWGRDGARIPLPWTTDGSSYGFGEDGSWLPQPEGWGANAVSVQEGDDSSMLWLYRRALSFRRTHSALGGTDRLHWGEAPRDDVLVFTREPGFGCVVNFGTAPIPLPLDGRVLLSSDESAGAGVVPPDGAVWLDFEHSEQTRNGVRNG
- a CDS encoding sulfatase; translation: MGDQGARTKPNIVLVVMDDLGYGDLSCMGNRILRTQRIDSIAENGINLRHMYAASAVCTPSRAALMTGRYPQRVGLPKVLSPTDGAGLSDWEYTLPEMLRDAGYRTAMFGKWHLGCRPEHYPTRHGFDEYAGLLYSNDMHPVELFEGEHITTTDVDQATLTGAYTDQAIDFIKRTADEPFFAYVAHTMPHLPLHVEEGFRGRSAGGKYGDVVENLDHHIGRLLDALDDLGLTDDTLVMVTSDNGPWFEGSTGGLRGTKLHTYEGGIRVPFVAQWPGRIPAGTVSDEVACLFDLLPTLAALTEGSVRPDRPVDGEDISAVLAGGTGPDQRALYFFHWWTLNAVRSGPWKLHLDRFPRDPNRAHHRELPQLFNLELDPAESYDLKDNHPEVLHELLALAARFTADIDAQRSTAEARAAGRATAGAR